ccatgggagTCCTACCCCCTTTCTGTATGGAGAGTGGAGGGGGTGGgtaaatggggagggagggaaaggaagagaggagggagggaaaactgtggtcagcatgaaaaaaataaatgagtaattaatcaataataaatacatattagatagccgtgtttgtttgtttttcgaaacaggatttctctgtagctttagtgcctgtcctggaactagctcttgtagatcaggatggccttaaactcacagagatccaccaacctctgcctcccaagtgctgggattaaaggcatgcgctaccaccaccctgCTTACATATTATTAGAAAGTCTTTAAAACTTACCAAGTTGAATGTTTCTTATCCATActgattgttttgtttcttttaagattttctcAAAGTAAACTCCAGCAAAGCCACTTGAAAAACATGCTGTGAGAACTGCCATGAGGCCTACAAACTGCGAGCCCGTTGAAATTTCCTTAGAATTCACCTCTGGAGAATCTGAAGGccactgaatgaaaataaaaacaacactaaaGAGGGCAGTGACATTGCAGCCAAGATTGACAACCTGAGTCTGAGCTTGCAGATCTACATGGTGGATGGAGAGGACCAACTCTCACAAGtcgtcccctgacctccacaagcacaccaTGGTGCTGCACCAGCGAAAGCACTTACAAATGGAAGAAGATAGCTAAATCAGGCACAGTGGAAAGGAAGTTTGGTAGGAAGGGAACCACAACCACCGCAAGGAAAATATAGTCCATCAGAAAATGAAAGACTGTGAAGTTACTACACCAGACCTGGTACCCACACGATCTTGATGTTACTGACATGGTGTATTAATTGACATCTTTTAACTACTGCTATCCATTCTCGGTGGGTACCTACTGTCTTTTTCAAACTAGCCCCTTTCTATTTCCATATCATTTTGTAAATCTagattttttccttctctctcttttttcttttttgggttttcaagactgTGTTTCTCTACATATCCTTAagtgtcctcgaactcactctgtagcccacactggcctcaaattcaaggatccatctgcttctgcctccctagtaccaggattaaaggtgtgcaccaccgggCACAGCCCTTaatctagatttttttcaaattcaaaaatacattatttgaGTCTACCCTAATTTGTTTAACATAATAATCTCCAGTTCTACACTTTCCAATAAATGATacaatttccttctttatggacAAATAAAACtccactgtttcttttcttttctttttttctttctttttttttttttaatacctggAGGGACAGCCGTGGGTGCCGGGAACCGAACtcatatatttttggttgtgagcctagcttttaagggctgagccatccctcaagGTCAaagccaatatttttttttttttttgccgggGTGGGGggttctcaagacagagtttctctgtgtaactgtcctaattgtcctggaaccaggctggcctcgaactcgatcttcctgcctctgcctcccaagtgctggaattaaaggcatgtgccaccaccagcctAAAACTCCATTGTTTTATTtatcacacacacagatttacATTGTTATTCACACACTGATGGACAAGTAGGCCGATTCCACAACTATTGTGAACAATCCtgcaaaaaatattaatatttctgtAGTGTGTTCAAGTATCTACTTTGAAATGTTATGGCTGGATCATACGATAGTATTTTTACTATACGAGCAAGACGGTTCGTGAAGGAAGTGCTCGCTATGAAAGCCTGACATCCAGCGTTCAATGGTTGTaccccacataaaggtggaaggagagaactgactccataaagttgtcctttgaccttcacatgagCTCTGTGATAAGCATGTGatcacacatcatacacacacacacacacacacacacacacacaatcttcccATGAGGAATCTCCATACTATTTTCCAGCTGACTGCACTCAATTATATTCTAACCAGAGGTGGAAGTGCAGGTGTAGAAAGATTGATTTTCCAACCAACATTTGTAGTTTGTTTTTCTGATAATAGCCATTCTGATTATGGTGAAACGGAATCTCTCAGTGTAGTTTTGATTATATTTCCATAACAGCTAAAGATGCCGAACATAGCTGGgcggtgctggtgcacacctttaatcccagcacttgggaggcagaaacaaatgGATCTcttttagtttgaggccagcctggtctacagagctagttccaagacagtcaaggatatacagagaaaccctgtcttcaaacaagATAAAGAAGATGCTGAACATTTTAGGTTTGTCTTCTCTTGAGAACTATTTGCTGAGTTCGTTTGCCTGATTATTGATAGGTTTTGGACTTTTGGTTGgttattttttgagttctttatataactGGATGTTAATCCTGTCTGATGAAGAACTAGTAAACACCAGCTCCCCCTTCAAAGATTGTCTCTTTTGCCTGCTGTTTTCTTTGCCATGCACCTTTTATATTTCATGCAATTATATTTGTTAATTCTTGCTACTGTTTCCTAGTATTGGGATCTATCAAAAAAATCCATGCCATTagctatctctctttctctctctcttttttcgagacagggtttctctgtagcttaggagcctgtctgggaaatagctcttgtagaccaggctgtccttgaactcagagatccacctgcctctgcctcccgagtgctgggataaaaaggtgtgccccaccactacCCGGCTCATTAGCTATCTCTTAGGGGCTGCCCTTGTTCCCTTTTAGAGTCTCCAAGGGTTCAAGTCTTTGGTTAACGTCGTCAGTCCATTTGGAACTGAGTTCtgtgcagagtcaggcagaatATGCTAGCCTTAGACTTCTATTGTGGATGCATATGCATAGTTTCtgagtaccatttgttgaagaggctctGTTCTCCTATGCATGCTTTAATCACCTTGTTCAAATATCAAGTTGCTCAAAAATCAAGTTTATTCCTAAGACCTCTCTTCTCATCCAGTGGCCAACAAGTCTTTTTGTGCCAgtgccatgctgtttttattatcaCAGCTCtaaagcataatttttttttttttttttttttttttttttttggtttttcgagacagggtttctctgtagcttttttagagcctgtcctggaactagctcttgtagaccaggctggcctcaaactcacagagatccgcctgcctctgcctcccgagtgctgggattaaaggcgtgcgccaccaccgcccggcctaaagcATAATTTGAAATCAAGAACTGAGATACTCCCAGCACTGCTTTGTTGATGGGGTGGAGAGCAGGTAGAGACAGATCTCACACTGTAGTACACTAGCCTAGAATTCACCAGGTAGCTCAAGATAACCACAAATTCATGGCTATTCTCCTGCATCAGAGTCCTAAGTATTAAGATTTTATAAGCATGAGAACAACCAAGCATGGCTAACATTGCTAGTTTTACTTAGGATTGATTTGGCTATGCAGGATCTTTTGTGGTTCCACATAAACTTTATAAGTTTCTATAGAGCAGTAATTGAAATATTCCTCAGTTATATTatcctccaaagctacagagaaaacctgtcttgaaaaaaaaaaaaagacttaggcATTGAAGCCATCTATCTACTCTTATTATATCTGAATTTATCTCTACGTCCAGTAGTATTGAAATCATCCTTTTCATCGTTACCAGAGACTTTtcaatgttaaataaattttgGAGAGGTGGGAATGGGGGAGTATACTACAgggtccaggctagccttaactcacagcactcctcctgcctcagctcccaagtGAAGGGATTATAGGTATGGTAGGTATGGGTTACCATACAGGCTTAAACacctttttaaaacttgtttatttgagggggaggggaaacaaaAGAAGTGGAAAGAGGGGGGACTGGGGTTGgtgtataaaatgaaaagtaaatctttttattaaaaaaatgaaacaagcatttattttcatttttatgtgcattggcattttgcttgtgtatgtgcctatgtAATGGTTTGGGGTGCCCTGGAACTatagtcacagacagctgtgagccaccatgtgggtgttgagaattgaacccaggtcctatggaagagcagtcagtgctcttaacaactgagccatctctccaaaacCTCTTAAAACCTTTTAACAATGAAAGATTCACTTCCTACTCAGTTAACTTTTACTGCAACAACATGACACTGATGGACTAATGCCTTGACTCTTGAgactgtctcctttctctcttggcTCTCTATGTAACTACCCAGTATGCTTTCTATGAGGATAGAAACATTCTAGGTCTCTACTAATAGTGTAGCTGCTATCTCATGTGACTcccaagcacgcacacacacacacacacacacacacacacacacacacacacacaccccatacacatagacacatacaaaaaaaaaaggaatacaaaAGTTGGGAACAATGACTCCATGAAGAAGAATAGGGAATCATTAGAAAGCTCTGAGAGTTAGGAAAAACAGTATCAATAAAGACAGTAGATGCTAAAGGGATCAGAGGATCACCAATGATCTCAGATGTTCCACGATTCTTATAAAACCCAAGcttctttcttttatatgctgggggttttgttgtttgttttgttttgctttgttttgtttttgaaacagcgTTTCATTGTGTCATGTCttattttcttggattttttccttcatatttttctctcttttcaaacGTTCTGGTTCATACCTACAATCCCAACACTCTCCAGGCTGAAAGAGAAGGTGGTGAGCTCAatgctacatggtgagaccttctCGGGGGCGGGGGTGGatgggagaggggctggagagatagcacagctgttaagagcacttgttgcttggttcccaacatccacattaCAGCTCACAACTACCATATATACAAAGTTAATAAAAAATCTAAAGTCTAAAGATGGAGATCTATATCTTTAGAactagctcagcagttaagagcatgtgctgtgtAATAATGAGGACCACAGTTTAGGTCTATGTATCCCAGgcatacctataaccccagctcagAAGTAGGCAGAAACTAGGGCTTGTTGGCTTCCACCCAACCCATGAaaaggttcagggagagactttGCCTTAAAGTAACTGGCAGAAATTGATAGAGGACacccaatgccctcctctggcttctatacaaatatgtgtatacccacagacacatgcaaataaatttaaaaataataaaaaaaaagctaggcatggtggcacatgcctgtaatctcagcactcagaaggcagtcAGCAGAGTTACCAGAGTTTGAGGACAGATTCATCTGCAAAggaaattccagaccagccagggttacaaaaCACaactatgtgtgtatttgtgtggtgctgaggacCAAGGCGAGCCCCCTGTCGGTAAAGCTATGCTGTAGCCCAACTGTTCAGTTCTTTACTATGAAAAATTCATtcacatgtttatttatttataccacATACTCTCAATGCAGTATTTGCTTACAGGAAGCCATAAAAAAATCTGTCAGCATTTACTTGCTCAACAAGTAATAGAACCATATTCTCTATGCAAAATAAGCCAAGTTTTCAAGCTGTGATAGAAATGAAAGGCATACTTATCTTGAATAGTTACCTGCACAAAAGCAACTCCTGCCATCAGGATTACTAGGGAGAGCCATTGGTACACGCCTAATTTTTTACCAagcatagacacagaaaataacgCTGTTGTAAGTATTTTCAACTGATATGTAacctaaaaagaaaacagcagtatCATTAATGCTTGCAGGATTTTTTTGTtcgtttttaaaaagacaattagaAATGTATCTTAGATACCTGATAAGTGGCTGCATCTAGGTTTGACAGTGCCACATAGAGTAAATTATTCTGAAGAGTATATATCCCTGATGGAATAGCAAGCTTAAGGGTTTCCATGggtttattgagaatttcatcaTGCAGCACTCGATTCAGTGTTCTCACACTACACTCTAGAATACAAAATGGGGAAAATATCAGTGAAGTACCTCTTAAGTCTTAAGTCATAAGCTCCTTCTTTATAGGcctcagttttttattttaaaaccagaaaaTTGGGACAGGAAATGggctcagcaatcaagaaaaagtattgctcttgcagaggagcagaGTTTGAATCCGAGTACCAAGACTAGGTGGCTTAaagacacctgtaactccagcttcaagaaGATCCATCCAGTACTTCTGAAACTTTGGGAGCACCTGCACTACggcacaaagacaaacacaatcCTAAGCGCTAGTATAACAGGTATGTTCCACCAGGTCCAGCTTTCCACAATGCTAGGGATGGAACTGAAGACTTCACTAACGCCAAGCAACTAAACTAGGATGTACGACctaagctacttctccagccctggaattCACCTTGGTGTACTATGAACCTCATCACACTTCAGCTCACAAAGAGCTGGTTTCAGCACATCTAGCCACAATGCAACCATTTATGTTAAAGGTCTCCTGGGCTCCAGTGTTAATGCAGTTACAAGTTACAAGTGCCTACTTGTAATATCTAGACCTTAGCAAGAAAAGCTAACTTCCCTGCTGTCTTGCTACGCTGTcatggttttcttattttttttaatatttatttatttatttatttattatgtatacaatattctgtctgtgtgtatgcctgcaggccagaagagggcactagacctcattacagatggttgtgagccaacatgtggttgctgggaattgaactcaggacctttggaagagcaggcaatgctcttaacctctgagccatctctccagcccccggttttcttatttttttttaaaaaaatttatttattatgtatacagtattccgtctgcatatatgcctactcatcggaagagggcaccagatctcattacagatggttgtgagccaacatgtggttgctgggaattgaactcaggacctcaggaagagcagtcagtactcttaacctctgagccatctctccagcccctgtcaagGTTTTCTGCCTGCTGGTAGCTTCTTCATAGCCTGATTTTATTGACTGCACCTTCTGAATctggcctctgagtgctgggaaggaGCCAGGGCTGTTTTTCGGTCTTCTTATCCTCTAGTGTACATATTATCTAGTCTCATCCTTGGCTTTATAGGTATCTCCAACTTAACATGAATCCAAAAGGAATTATTTGATTTGTCTTCAAATCTATcttctctgtatattttactgTTATACCTATATTTGCCCTCTttcctgatatatatataaaaccaagtCATGTTAAATgtcaaaaccacaatgaaataCCTCTTCATACCCACTAGAATGGCTATAAAGAAGGGTAGGCAGGGACTGGAACACAACTCAGAGGACAGCCATTTGTCTGGCATACATGAGGCTGTAGGTTTagctttgaacacacacacactaagaaagAGTATAATAGGAAGAATGAAGTGGTGAAAAAATGGGAAGTTCACACACTgccagcaaaaatataaaatggaggcCGGCAAGATGATCCAGTAGGTGGGTAAGGGAGCTTctgccaagcttgacaacctgagttcaagctgcaggatccacatgatagaaggagagaaatgaactCCTACACATGGCagtcctgacctccacacttgcacaatggcacacactcatacacacacccacaataaataaataatgaaaaaattaataaaataaaatagaatggtAAGATACTGTGGGAAAAGTTTAATAATtccttaaaaagtaaatgaagattTTTAGCAAGATTACTCTACGGGTAATGGTACCTGCTACCAAACCTAATGACCTGCATTCAATCCCTGGGATAGTCAAACAAAAcagattcccacaagttgtcctttgacctacatacacatgccatggtacatgcacacccaccacatacatacatgcagtacatttcttttaaaagataaatgaagaaCAACCAGATGACAATGACCCAGCAATTCtgctttgggggagggagggtaaaTACCTATCCCaccaaaatgaaagcagaaactcCAGATACTTGTATAGCTATTGCAGCATTAACCTCTGTTCATCCCAACACAGTTCATGGTAGCCAAAAGGTTTAAATAACCAGTGTCTATCAACATATGACTAAAAAACCAAAATGTGGTATATTGTACAATGAAGtagtataaaaaacaaaaatctgacaCATAAGCTTTGAAAATATGCCAGTGAATTAAGCCAGACAAAGGAGAACACcattatataatctattttatATGACATATCTAGAATAGATAAATTCAGAAGCAGAAAAGATGAATGCAGAATTACTACTTAATAGTCATAGACTATTCTATTCAGCATACTGTGAAAGTTTTGGAAAGTTTAGTAAAAAATTATTGTAGACTCTATaattcaaagaattaaagaacttactttttttcaatttaataaaCTACAACTGCAGTTGGATTCATATTCATAGCATTAACTAGGCATGGATCGTATTACAGACTGAACAGGATGGCTTTGGTGCCaggaggaggcagatgcaggcagatctctgtgagttagaagctagcctggtctacagagcaagttctagaacagtcagagctacacagagaaactctatcccaccgcaaaaaaaaaaaaaaaaaaaaaaaccctacacacaaaaaaaaaaaaaaaaaaaaaacaaaacaaaaaaaaaatacaaaaatagctTTAGTACCAACCAAGTAAAACTGgtactaattgtgtgtgtgtgtgtgtgtgtgtgtgtgtgtgtgtgtgtgtgtgtgtgtgtgtgtataagttgATGTTGCCTGTCTTCCTCAGTGACTCTTTTAATTATttcagacatggtctctcactgaacctcaagCTTGTCAATAGGTTCTTCAGGtcttcctatctctgtctcccagtggTGAAACTGCAAGCTCACACAGCCACATCCAGCTACTTATGTGGGGGCtgaagatccaaactcaggtcctcacactcacatggcaagcattttaccagctgagccctctctccttgGGCCCtgtgttaataattttttttaatattgagatgtttaaagaatttaaataatgtctagagaaattaaataatgcaAGAGATCAAATGTGCAGTTacaaatatattcacaaatatataaaaattaaactaatgaattaaaagcaaaaaaaaacaccCTAGATACCTACTACTGTCTTTGTAGACTAAAAATACGCAGGCCATTATCTTCAAAAGTTCAGCCACAACCACTGCTGTAGACGACAGGTAACGAGGACCCTCCTCTTTTAAAGTCCTAGAATAACGCATTGTTAGAACCAAACTGGTAGTCTGAAACACCAAAATTCCCAAGGAAAGATACTTTAGGTTGGCAGACattgttttctcttcatttgtctgaaaaacaaaataaacagggCAAGTTAATCAGTATTctgtatttaaaatacagaaactaCTATCCAACAAGAGATGGTGGTTCCAAACAAGATGATAGAAGCCTCCTCTTTTTTCTAATCACAACAAAAAGCCTGGACCAAAGACAAAGGCACCTCCCAGAAAACTCAGACTGAAAAAAATATGGCAAGAGATGAGCCGGTATTGAATTCTTGGAGATTTTTGGTTACCTATGTTTTCTACCAGGTGTTACAGTACCATATAATTTGGAACTGCCAACAGTGTAGAGCAACAAACAGCTGAGGAAAACTCAGTTTCTCTAATCAAACGACTAAAGACAGTCATCCTAAAAACTGTCACCATTACTGCTAAATACTGTATGAATTGTAGGGGAAAGCCTTGTTACCTCCCAGCACCTGAACCAATGAGAGCAGAGGTGGTGACTCCTCCCTTTCCAACTAGAATCTGCAGACTATGAGTCTCCCTATTGGCCATTCCTGCCACATACAAAGTGAGTATCAGCAAACAGAATTTCCACTCTTCCCCCAAGCTGCAACgaataaaaaagatttaagtaGGAACCAGAGTTTCATAATATACAAGTGTTCAAGATACAACTCAAAATGAGTATATTCATTATCAAAATCTTTAAAGGTCTGGCCTCTAGAGTTTCCTCTCAGGGTTCAAAAGAAAGACAGTATAGTAAGTGAAAGAACTAAaatctgaggggaaaaaaaaccaaaaaaatcctcACAACATATTCTTTCTAGCCATGTCTCTTTATTgctctcttccttgttctctatTCTAGTTCTTGTGTCCTAACTGTCTATAATTTCTTAGCTCTAATTCTGTCTCAATTCTAATTCTTATCTGCtatattcttctttctcttcctcctcctttcttcttcttcttcttcttttcttctttgtatctCTGCTAATTTCTGGGATGCTTCTGCTTCAACTCCTGCTCCAACTTatgttctgttctttttgttcttttttaaaactttttaaaaatatttatttttattatgtatacaacatcctgtctgcatgtatgcctgcaggccaggagagggcaccagacctccttacagatggttgtgagccaccatgtggttgctgggaattgaactcaggacctttggaagagcaggcaatgctcttaactgctgagccatctctccagccccctttttgtTCTTATCCAGTTATAAAGACCCACAAAATCTTGCAGGCAGTGAGTAACCAGGCAATCCATGTACACAGACAAAGGAAGTTTATGGCCCTTGGTCCATTAGCACTTTTGTCAAATGTTAGCAAGCTCAAAGGCCATTTAGATCTGAAGTTCACAGCATTTACTCTAAGCAGTTGAAACAAAGAGGAGACCCAAGCCTTTAAATGATCAGATCTGGGGCTTGATGCCTATCAGAGGCCCCAGTGGAGGTTTGTCTTTCTCCAGGCTGTGGGGAGATGGTTAATTATTTTTCCTAAGAATAAGACACAAGTAGTAAATCTCCTGAACTAAAGTCATCAATAAACTGAGGTGAAGGTGAGTGTGAGGAGTTAGGAATCTTTTAATGCAAggttagttttattatttcttatctaGTTTCATTGCTTTCTTATCTACAAATGAGGTAAAATCAGGGCACGCTTATTTTTTCTATCTGAGCAGCTAAGAATTAACAGTTTTGGGCATGTAGTAATTCTGTCCTTGAATATCTGGGAATGTCTTAAATGGAATACTTTTGCCTGGACCATAAACATTGACCAAATGCCTGCCAATAAAGATAACTGCagaaaggtggatctctaaatttacactgaagaaaagaacagagaccTGGTAGTGGGAAACAGGTTTCTTGATTGTGTGACTGTTTTCACACATAGCTAGGGGATATAATCAGTAAATCCCAAATGCATTGGGGAAATTGTGCCTAGTAAATCATCAAATGGTGCTGAACTGTGGGAGATAAATTCTGAATTTGTAACAAAAGGAGTTCAGCTACAGTGAGAAACCTATAGCAAGAAACAGCCTCTTTATTCACAAGACGGTGATTTCAACACGCCTTGCATCTTGGCCTAACCCTCCAGAGCCCTTGGCTTTGATGGGCTGACCTTGAGAAAGGAGGCTGATTAATGACTGAGTAATTCTGTGGCTCGTGGTGATTCACCAAAAACCAAGACAGATCTTAACTTGGTTAAATGGCAACAATCAACAGATGACACAAAAAATAACCCAGATATTGGTGTCACAAGAATTTTAAGGAAGTTACCATAAAAATATAGCAACAAAACACTCGGGAGAACAGGCACTGCACCTTGCCTGGGTGGCACAATAGAGCCAGTCACAAAG
The genomic region above belongs to Arvicola amphibius chromosome 14, mArvAmp1.2, whole genome shotgun sequence and contains:
- the Slc35a3 gene encoding UDP-N-acetylglucosamine transporter, whose protein sequence is MSANLKYLSLGILVFQTTSLVLTMRYSRTLKEEGPRYLSSTAVVVAELLKIMACVFLVYKDSKCSVRTLNRVLHDEILNKPMETLKLAIPSGIYTLQNNLLYVALSNLDAATYQVTYQLKILTTALFSVSMLGKKLGVYQWLSLVILMAGVAFVQWPSDSPEVNSKEISTGSQFVGLMAVLTACFSSGFAGVYFEKILKETKQSVWIRNIQLGFFGSIFGLMGVYIYDGELVSKNGFFQGYNQLTWIVVVLQALGGLVIAAVIKYADNILKGFATSLSIILSTIISYFWLQDFVPTSVFFLGAILVIAATFLYGYDPKPAGNPTKA